One Rhizoctonia solani chromosome 2, complete sequence DNA segment encodes these proteins:
- a CDS encoding glycoside hydrolase family 88 protein — translation MPSKRANELLAMQSVHVALLLGIGFRYVTRIVMAPDKYRLALPGGDIDKRGIDQKSMPCLTHVEIGKEGLVSSERDKISDIRAVWHVRGRKRQSVARVIVIAWARVMRICMEAMSKDSPSRAGTSLVALAFGPARQRRLIDHVDPCIPIKAGAAAQFTMDHTSGSQVTPHASSDMAPLDHPSPNPPQVLYMTPNHRVTKARYVTSSDPRGYVPVYEYPLNGQWIMMDTDDGYVLWTGIWKALGNSKGKALNTLAPDLASKLRRVRGGYLKMQGTWMARDVALELARRVAWNIRYDLVPLFGPSFPDSCLSPDQPGYGKVVTRPPAKTRRSKRSGQGSPPGTSTQLPFSQDSPISPISGESTSGSAHRVTDLFESPVDSNMSLVPERAFDSLITEGGLGMYGARGSQEQQRGRSYSHSSGQIAYSNQSGWSSLAPIKQEPAQEPYEYSGSATGVGSQHISARTLGQYGEQFGYSSPQRDAVNRSHVGQGISQMRRGSVPHISGYPAGTASNNYPYQEVTIKQERNPSGDSGYGGSFIQNEPSYANQAGIDLPTSPGQFSQYSQPISYNTSQDVHASSLHERSRSETRYAPYHSSQSPMNYGSPTQQSQQGFASAPSSARGIGFPAQQTQPQSPPIAGYTPGIDQYHTQHPPAQHHTQSQFRSQQASMMQQLPPRTQPSNPQYAATGMGAVPTSYEYGYAGYHSHATGSDAHGVVDQQRQQSEVLIWLILKYMSAKELTARFESQTGSEMESAQKNKGGEYVSHSSRHKLGVPPGLLNSVSTPTKTSPEKSMDHLLPGSLPLRWPGHSPDDDVEMRSLASTTETSTEYTRKPVVAETMYGLRTPGPLPPSQPARFLPHMASGDSTQLATLESIQSCEETALRDKHSRPSVVSRPVTDKLLDSVVEVPDSLVGNEDETQTKNHKTIPISKLFGRDATPLHLPELDAWLSQLPHSQFTYPKAAHSNSAPKAFPPMDLLKEKKLEDLVHNSPPPPIWRDWNSIGSTLVNLALSIMVGHRMDDRQFIREMANLVSRHNRLTARWLPNATPEGLLSRDPARGTHATPLVSFVLTVLYLPLSTISVHAITWSSDFWPVENPFISYNGTEMPDVQPIGPSSVYHGPLDFCWTTTMRKDEVNYAPVAVTLGILTLVFMTFWFPIRLRKTIRSSLPAVEVYDSLGQRRSEEEIEHEYRRLLERDKSPFNFLYNEYRREWGSFKALYLGGKLTSLLIVAIISPDSCLMLKISNNRVSRNTLEITRQSFLLAVMIAFLLVQSLANPFVDPISNASEWTSRMNFVLTSLLGLLVALDIPGQVFWNGWALYAVYIITYGLTVCLTRRIDFSIDIFSPRLDISPESQHLQHRIWKESLSTLLLASPQCQMPTSQRLVFAEGIEVASQNPVPPYLLDFSLSPAERHIENLKILREIGGPAYEEAVNESRIHYKLITGLRQKILQHMVGPDAFWFPKGNTGTSCPNAADYFGNAWCLPFPLTVIIRYDISGGLTTITNITDIQEFVRQNETRIVEKQKKLRIALRCLDGVIVQWPYTHTELIGNRFRWIGGKRYHACRTTDYHEAKFCIRRRGSLQWKNTNLASGFDVSLEYSKKLVFDGSLIGLNVGLQLTPQLARFLLLNKATLESRMLGHTNVLRDYRTYILNEVESKFRTLSYGFLTNLYASPMDPASVARLLAQNELDARVTSLAVGYEHAFQTMDERMRYTLEVRVSPQIDHPYGSFLYLVVYISDGVLQLQWGNSRQHDQGFLAIPFLSELKVNPNNVTAVNAVKNLAGLLANRYSSVVGCTRSKNSTASDEFSVIIDNMMNLEVLCTAAELSGNQTLAEIALSHANKTITYGVRPDGSSPHVIIFNETTGAFMREDTIQGYARNSTWTRGQAWGIYGFAKMFNITAQPQYLDTSRRMAELFLSRLPSVGVPPWDFDAPKSNPPADTSAATIAAEGLFILSAGEAHVQNTTGANYYSERAVKLLSDTFNFAFNPSWESILSNATSYYAIGDKNIALIYGDYYALQCRDKKAGNSMLKLGLASSDATIPDGYATAYAAVDPMGSGDTSVNALHRVLATTDLPAAAIERIVNLVSTRPRVSRLEFFIALALAGLAQAGKDVTIEQVAQAAQQNALPEPSIDLTRLSTTTSTLGYNPSPPPALPSFEPRPVPQRTQTYDDPWNTNSIVRRPTAVPDPFAATYNEPPGNPPPGAGTSLLSSGLPTGWWRRQDSAIVTIIPEKQGFLLNRYFVYAVQTERGVVQRRYSEFAWLWDCLIRRYPFRVVPSLPPKRIGPDDQFLEQRRYNIVTEAKIKRSFIFQTWSSSIPGIHLESSHIITGWSIIYVPHGASFRNMAKADRLINEEKEQRYVDRFSSKLPMDFISRYKQADFTRLTMTLNSLTEHNTSCTLRGESDDCDLCAGVRTGLGRVAARTGGLGEELDGRSRVLNSTLMEAVKSQRDLYLAFQALFARQDRLGGDTVDKLKKRVETAGAKHILIVNSLEGLQGSAKTKAQDEADKLRSSIEKDQHQIHTLLNRRVFIQYCMWHELRVVLHNRENALLSLAIQQFVREESEFSGRVHSTWTALSDEVENMPHE, via the exons AGAAGTCTATGCCCTGTCTGACGCACGTGGAAATAGGAAAAgaaggattagtcagcagtgAACG GGATAAAATTTCGGATATTCGTGCAGTATGGCATGTGCGGGGAAGAAAGAGGCAGAGTGTGGCGCGTGTTATTGTGATTGCTTGGGCACGCGTCATGAGGATATGTATGGAGGCCATGAGCAAGGATTCCCCCTCCCGCGCTGGTACC AGCCTCGTGGCATTGGCATTTGGCCCCGCACGTCAACGCCGCTTGATCGACCACGTTGATCCTTGTATCCCGATTAAAGCAGGCGCGGCAGCCCAGTTCACTATGGACCATACATCCGGCTCCCAG GTTACGCCCCATGCCTCTTCCGACATGGCACCCCTCGACCATCCTTCACCTAACCCACCCCAGGTGTTGTATATGACGCCCAACCACAGAGTCACCAAGGCGCGATACGTGACTAGTTCTGACCCGCGGGGCTATGT ACCCGTGTATGAATACCCGCTCAATGGCCAATGGATCATGATGGATACAGACGATGGCTATGTGCTCTGGACAG GTATCTGGAAGG CATTGGGCAATTCAAAAGGCAAGGCCCTCAATACCCTTGCT CCAGATCTCGCCAGCAAGCTGAGAAGGGTACGCGGGGGTTACCTAAAAATGCAAGGCACCTGGATGGCACGCGAT GTGGCCCTTGAGTTAGCTCGTCGCGTGGCCTGGAATATCAGATATGACCTTGTGCCGCTTTTTGG ACCCTCGTTTCCAGACTCATGCCTG TCGCCAGATCAGCCAGGATATGGAAAAGTCGTAACCAGGCCGCCTGCCAAAACTCGCCGATCGAAGCGGAGTGGACAGGGGTCGCCTCCAGGAACCAGTACACAGCTACCCTTTTCGCAAGACAGTCCGATTAGCCCGATATCTGGGGAATCCACCTCTGGCTCCGCCCACCGTGTGACCGACCTATTTGAATCGCCCGTCGATAGCAACATGTCGCTTGTTCCAGAGCGGGCATTTGACTCACTCATCACCGAGGGTGGGTTAGGTATGTATGGGGCGCGCGGTTCCCAGGAGCAGCAGAGGGGACGGTCATACTCGCATTCATCGGGCCAGATAGCATATTCCAATCAAAGCGGGTGGTCTTCGCTGGCACCTATCAAGCAAGAGCCTGCCCAGGAACCGTATGAATATTCAGGAAGTGCTACAGGCGTTGGTTCTCAGCACATCTCAGCACGAACATTGGGCCAGTACGGCGAGCAGTTTGGCTATAGTTCCCCGCAGCGGGACGCAGTAAACCGGTCACACGTCGGACAGGGAATTAGTCAAATGCGAAGAGGTTCTGTCCCCCATATATCTGGATATCCCGCTGGCACCGCTTCGAACAACTACCCATACCAGGAAGTGACGATCAAACAAGAGCGGAATCCATCCGGCGATAGCGGTTATGGCGGCTCCTTTATCCAAAACGAACCATCTTATGCAAACCAGGCTGGTATCGACCTACCTACGTCACCGGGACAGTTTTCGCAATATTCACAACCGATTTCATATAACACCTCTCAGGACGTTCATGCCAGCTCTCTCCACGAGCGTTCGCGGTCCGAGACACGATACGCTCCCTATCATTCGTCTCAGTCGCCCATGAATTATGGGTCGCCGACTCAGCAATCACAGCAAGGCTTTGCTTCTGCGCCATCATCGGCCAGAGGTATAGGTTTTCCCGCACAACAAACTCAACCACAAAGTCCACCCATAGCCGGGTACACGCCTGGCATAGATCAATACCATACCCAACACCCCCCAGCCCAGCATCATACCCAGTCACAATTTCGTTCTCAACAAGCATCCATGATGCAACAGTTGCCTCCCCGTACCCAACCGTCCAATCCGCAGTATGCGGCGACTGGGATGGGTGCTGTCCCGACATCGTACGAGTATGGATACGCGGGCTACCATTCACATGCTACCGGCTCCGATGCTCATGGTGTGGTTGACCAACAGCGCCAACAGAGTGAG GTCCTTATTTGGCTTATACTGAAATATATGTCTGCAAAGGAACTGACTGCTCGATTCGAATCTCAAACGGGCTCAGAAATGGAGTCAGCTCAGAAGAATAAGGGAGGGGAATATGTGTCACATTCTAGTAGACATAAGCTCGGTGTGCCCCCTGGACTGCTTAATAGTGTCTCTACGCCCACGAAAACCTCCCCAGAGAAATCTATGGATCACTTACTGCCCGGATCTTTGCCCCTTCGTTGGCCGGGTCACAGCCCGGACGATGACGTAGAAATGCGCTCTCTGGCTTCGACAACAGAGACTTCAACTGAATACACTAGGAAACCAGTCGTAGCTGAAACTATGTATGGGTTACGTACTCCTGGTCCCCTACCCCCCAGTCAACCTGCTAGATTCCTGCCGCATATGGCGAGTGGAGACTCCACCCAACTGGCTACACTAGAGTCTATCCAATCTTGCGAGGAAACAGCTTTGCGAGACAAACATTCGCGACCGAGCGTTGTTTCTCGGCCTGTTACTGATAAGCTACTCGATTCGGTAGTTGAAGTTCCTGACTCCCTAGTGGGAAACGAGGACGAAACGCAAACGAAAAACCACAAAACGATCCCTATTTCTAAGCTTTTCGGTCGTGATGCTACCCCATTGCACTTACCTGAATTAGATGCCTGGCTTAGCCAGCTTCCTCACTCCCAGTTTACATACCCCAAGGCAGCACACTCGAACTCGGCTCCCAAAGCTTTCCCTCCAATGGATTTATTGAAAGAGAAGAAGCTGGAAGATCTTGTTCATAACAGTCCCCCGCCTCCCATTTGGAGAGACTGGAATAGCATCGGATCAACA CTCGTGAATTTAGCTTTGAGCATAATGGTGGGCCATCGAATGGATGA CCGGCAATTCATCCGGGAGATGGCGAACCTTGTTTCTAGGCACAAT AGACTGACCGCTCGTTGGTTGCCAAACGCTACCCCTGAAGGTTTATTGTCCCGTGACCCTGCTAGAGGAACTCACGCTACCCCTCTTGTGAGCTTCGTACTCACGGTCCTTTACCTTCCTTTAAGCACAATATCGGTTCACGCGATA ACTTGGTCATCCGACTTTTGGCCCGTGGAGAACCCCTTTATTAGTTACAACGGCACCGAAATGCCGGATGTGCAACCTATAGGGCCAAGCTCAGTGTACCATGGCCCCCTTGACTTCTGCTGGACTACCACGATGAGAAAGGATGAAGTTAATTATGCACCGGTTGCTGTTACATTAGGTATCTTGACTCTAGTGTTT ATGACGTTTTGGTTCCCAATTCGTCTTAGGAAAACCATCAGGAGCTCGTTGCCCGCCGTAGAAGTATATGACTCACTTGGTCAACGGCGATCAGAAGAGGAAATAGAGCATGAATACCGGAGGTTGTTAGAGAGGGATAAAAGTCCATTCAACTTCTTGTATAACG AATATCGAAGGGAATGGGGGTCCTT CAAGGCACTCTATCTTGGAGGCAAACTGACTTCTCTTCTCATTGTCGCTATTATCTCTCCTGATAGTTGTCTAAtgctcaagatttcaaataaccgCGTATCCCGTAACACTTTGGAAATCACCCGTCAATCATTCCTTTTGGCAGTTATGATCGcttttcttttggtccaATCCCTGGCAAATCCTTTCGTCGATCCCATCAGCAACGCAAGCGAGTGGACGAGCCGTATGAACTTTGTTTTGACCTCGTTACTTGGGCTGCTCGTAGCGCTGGACATCCCTGGGCAAGTCTTTTGGAATGGGTGGGCACTATATGC CGTATACATTATTACCTATGGATTAACAGTTT GCCTAACTCGCAGGATTGATTTTA GTATAGACATATTTTCCCCGCG GCTGGATATATCCCCTGAGTCGCAGCATCTGCAACATCGCATCTGGAAGGAGTCCTTGTCAACCCTACTGCTAGCATCTCCTCAATGTCAAATGCCTACCTCACAAAGGCTAGTATTTGCGGAAGGTATCGAGGTGGCCTCGCAGAACCCAGTTCCTCCCTATTTATTGGATTTCTCTCTTTCCCCTGCGGAACGACATATTGAGAATCTCAAA ATTTTACGAGAGATAGGGGGCCCTGCATACGAGGAAGCTGTAAATGAAAGCAGAATCCATTACAAGCTGATAACAGGCCTCCGTCAAAAAATACTACAGCACATGGTCGGCCCCGATGCATTCTGGTTCCCGAAAGGAAATACTGGAACTTCATGCCCGAATGCAGCAGATTACTTCGGCAATGCATGGTGCCTGCCATTTCCCCTCACAGTGATAATTCGGTATGATATCAGTGGGGGGCTGACTACCATTACGAATATCACAGACATTCAAGAATTCGTACGCCAGAACGAGACACGTATCGTGGAGAAACAAAAGAAACTTCGCATAGCTCTTCGATGTCTAGATGGTGTGATAGTTCAGTGGCCGTATACACACACCGAG CTAATTGGAAACCGATTCCGATGGATCGGGGGGAAACGCTACCATGCGTGTCGAACGACAGATTACCACGAGGCCAAATTCTGCATTCGCCGGCGTGGTTCTCTCCAATGGAAGAATACGAATCTAGCGAGTGGATTCGATGTCTCGCTAGAGTATTCTAAGAAACTCGTGTTTGATGGGAGTCTGATTGGTTTGAACGTCGGCCTACAGCTCACACCTCAACTAGCACGTTTCCTGTTGCTGAATAAGGCTACCCTAGAGTCCAGAATGCTTGGGCACACTAACGTACTCCGAGACTACCGAACCTATATTTTAAACGAAGTAGAGTCTAAATTTAGAACACTTTCCTACGGATTTTTGACCAATCTGTATGCATCCCCGATGGATCCTGCGTCGGTCGCTCGCCTGCTGGCTCAAAACGAACTAGATGCTAGAGTAACCAGTCTAGCTGTTGGCTATGAGCATGCTTTTCAAACAATGGATGAGCGTATGCGTTAC ACATTGGAGGTACGCGTTTCTCCCCAAATAGACCATCCCTACGGCTCTTTTTTATATCTGGTGGTGTATATTAGCGACGGTGTGTTACAACTCCAATGGGGCAACTCGAGGCAGCACGACCAAGGATTTTTGGCCATTCCATTCCTGAGTGAACTGAAAGT GAATCCGAACAACGTCACTGCCGTCAACGCCGTCAAGAACCTTGCCGGTCTCTTGGCCAACCGGTATAGCAGCGTGGTAGGCTGCACACGGAGTAAAAACAGCACCGCGTCTGATGAGTTCTCGGTGATTATTGACAATATGATGAATCTCGAG GTTTTGTGTACTGCGGCAGAATTGAGTGGGAACCAGACGTTGGCCGAGATAGCCCTCAGTCATGCTAATAAAACCATCACTTACGGAGTCCGTCCTGATG GGTCATCGCCCCATGTCATTATCTTCAACGAGACGACGGGTGCGTTTATGCGAGAAGACACAATACAAGGATATGCACGCAACAG TACTTGGACGCGAG GTCAGGCTTGGGGCATCTATGGATTCGCCAAGA TGTTCAATATCACGGCCCAACCCCAATATCTGGACACTTCACGAAGAATGGCCGAGTTGTTTTTATCTAGACTTCCTTCCGTCGGAGTCCCACCATG GGATTTTGATGCCCCCAAATCAAACCCTCCTGCGGATACCTCGGCCGCTACGATCGCTGCCGAGGGCTTGTTTATTCTGTCGGCTGGCGAAGCCCAT GTCCAGAACACGACAGGAGCAAACTATTATAGCGAACGAGCTGTCAAG CTATTGTCGGACACCTTTAATTTCGCTTTCAATCCAAGTTGGGAGAGTATTCTGAGCAACGCGACTTCGTACTATGCGATAGGAGATAAGAATATTGCGCTGATTTATGGGGATTATTACGCGCTACAG TGTCGTGATAAAAAGGCTGGGAACTCTATGCTTAAGCTTGGATTGGCTTCGT CCGACGCAACTATTCCCGACGGATATGCCACTGCCTATGCTGCGGTCGACCCAATGGGCTCGGGCGATACATCCGTCAACGCATTGCACCGTGTTCTGGCCACCACAGACCTGCCAGCTGCAGCCATCGAAAGA ATTGTCAATCTTGTCAGCACACGGCCCCGAGTATCGCGACTCGAGTTCTTCATTGCTCTTGCGCTCGCTGGTCTGGCCCAGGCGGGCAAAG ATGTAACAATTGAGCAAGTCGCCCAAGCTGCCCAGCAGAACGCCCTCCCTGAACCATCTATTGACCTTACCCGGCTCTCTACTACCACCTCGACGCTGGGGTATAACCCCTCTCCCCCTCCTGCTCTCCCTTCATTCGAGCCTCGCCCAGTACCTCAGCGCACACAGACCTATGATGATCCTTGGAATACAAATTCGATTGTGCGCCGACCTACGGCGGTGCCTGATCCATTTGCGGCCACTTATAATGAACCCCCCGGCAATCCCCCTCCTGGAGCGGGAACTTCACTCTTATCCAGCGGTCTTCCTACCGGATGGTGGAGACGGCAGGATTCCGCAATTGTGACGATTATCCCGGAGAAACAGGGGTTTTTGCTAAACCGATATTTTGTGTACGCCGTTCAAACCGAG CGTGGAGTGGTCCAGCGGAGATACTCTGAATTCGCCTGGTTATGGGATTGTCTGATTCGTCGATACCCGTTTAGGGTGGTTCCTTCGCTCCCGCCGAAGCGCATTGGAC CGGATGATCAGTTCCTTGAGCAACGGAGGTACAACATTGTTACTGAGGCAAAGATCAAACGCTCATTTATTTTCCAGACGTGGTCTAGCTCGATTCCTGGTATCCATCTTGAATCATCCCATATTATCACAGGATGGTCTATTATCTACGTTCCTCACGGAGCCTCATTTAGAAATATGGCGAAAGCAG ataggcTAATCAACGAAGAGAAGGAGCAGCGGTATGTGGATCGTTTCTCGAGCAAGTTGCCCATGGATTTCATTTCGCGATATAAACAGGCCGACTTTACTCGCTTGACTATGACCCTCAACTCGCTCACCGAGCACAACACTTCATGTACCCTCAGAGGAGAATCCGACGACTGCGATTTGTGTGCTGGTGTTCGAACTGGGCTGGGGCGCGTTGCGGCTCGGACaggtggtttgggagaggAGCTGGATGGAAGG TCAAGAGTCCTCAATTCTACACTTATGGAGGCTGTCAAG AGCCAACGGGATTTGTACCTCGCATTTCAAGCCCTCTTTGCCCGACAAGACCGGCTAGGAGGCGACACGGTCGACAAACTCAAGAAGCGAGTCGAGACGGCCGGGGCAAAACATATACTCATTGTCAATTCGCTCGAAGGACTGCAAG GCTCGGCCAAAACAAAGGCACAGGACGAGGCTGATAAACTGCGTAGCTCGATTGAGAAGGATCAGCATCAGATTCACACGCTGCTCAACCGACGAGTCTTTATCCAATACTG CATGTGGCACGAACTACGAGTCGTGCTCCACAACCGCGAAAACGCTTTGCTGTCCCTCGCAATTCAACAGTTTGTGCGCGAAGAGAGCGAGTTTTCGGGACGAGTTCATTCGACCTGGACCGCGCTTTCCGATGAAGTCGAGAACATGCCACACGAATAG